A part of Amycolatopsis camponoti genomic DNA contains:
- a CDS encoding alkaline phosphatase family protein — MQVTRRRRRAGNRRSSSHRLRYATAGSATLVLVATGTGVGVASTAQFGKDQVGQVTENGQVVSADQYVKPIGDRLVVNNGKIMASSVSPDGAHLAALTTDGGIALTIVDLKSWKVQQLVGNSATANLRIAGNDVGQEGPTYSPDGKALWLAQTDGYTKFTVNPDGTVATPVPVKIPADGAKHALVAQAVFSPDGSTVYSAVNGQNRVVALDAATGAIKQSWAVGNAPRDLVRVGTKLYVSNEGGHPAKPGEPTLNSYNTQVPASQFTGATTSGTVSVIDLANAAAAPKSVDVGLHPTAVYFKNGALFVTNTASNTVSVIDTGRDKVVQTIATQPWPQASVGYEPDGVTLTDDGHLLVTLGRANAVAVYRYQRAQEPVSYVGLLPTDYFPTAITTVGKDVVVSNTRGIDARRPTTAAGHGTHDTTSSVQKFRLPDDRAIRGYTGQVFRQNGWTNDSVQVAQDNGHRRAVPVPARLGDPSTIKHVFLLVKENRTYDQVFGDDARGNGDPSVTQFGENVTPNQHALAKQFGLYDNTYDIGTNSAEGHNWLMQADNPEYTESSAGEYLRSYDTEDDALGHQSSGFLWTGAQAAGKSVRDFGEFQQFLTKPAGASWQNLYCDAKNMAATGEPTAYPLVSSSPIPSLNNVSVPGFPKFDTSVPDTYRYQIWKNDFEKNGPANLNMFWLSSDHTGGPPNAAAQVADNDLAVGRIVDEISHSQYWKDSAIFVVEDDSQAGLDHVDGHRAPVQIISPYAQHGVVDSHFYSQITMIRTIEQILGVKPMNQKDSAATPMAAAFTPKPDYTPFTALPNRTSLTDGLATQPSCGPDTPAAANPAAAPVPSSAVPADKKQLAAQWQEWTTHQRLTGPNAVADYANPAQMNHFTWYQTHGWQQPYPGENQVFAPDQVPGAYIPSAESDG; from the coding sequence ATGCAGGTAACACGCCGCAGACGGCGTGCCGGGAACCGCCGGAGCAGCAGCCATCGGCTGCGCTACGCGACGGCCGGCTCCGCCACGCTCGTGCTCGTAGCCACCGGCACCGGCGTCGGTGTCGCGTCGACGGCCCAGTTCGGGAAGGACCAGGTCGGCCAGGTCACCGAGAACGGCCAGGTCGTCTCCGCCGACCAGTACGTCAAGCCGATCGGCGACCGGCTGGTCGTGAACAACGGCAAGATCATGGCGTCGTCGGTCAGCCCGGACGGCGCCCACCTCGCCGCGCTGACCACCGACGGCGGCATCGCGCTCACCATCGTCGACCTGAAGAGCTGGAAGGTGCAGCAGCTCGTCGGCAACTCCGCGACGGCGAACCTGCGCATCGCCGGCAACGACGTCGGCCAGGAAGGGCCGACGTACTCGCCGGACGGCAAGGCGCTGTGGCTGGCGCAGACCGACGGCTACACGAAGTTCACCGTGAACCCGGACGGGACCGTCGCCACCCCGGTGCCGGTCAAGATCCCGGCGGACGGCGCGAAGCACGCCCTGGTCGCGCAGGCCGTGTTCTCGCCGGACGGGTCCACTGTGTACTCGGCCGTCAACGGCCAGAACCGGGTTGTCGCGCTCGACGCGGCGACCGGCGCGATCAAGCAGAGCTGGGCCGTCGGCAACGCGCCGCGTGACCTGGTGCGCGTCGGCACCAAGCTGTACGTCAGCAACGAAGGCGGTCACCCGGCGAAGCCCGGCGAGCCGACGCTGAACTCGTACAACACGCAGGTGCCGGCCAGCCAGTTCACCGGCGCCACGACCAGCGGCACGGTCAGCGTCATCGACCTGGCGAACGCGGCCGCCGCGCCGAAGAGCGTCGACGTCGGCCTCCACCCGACGGCGGTTTACTTCAAGAACGGCGCGCTGTTCGTCACCAACACCGCGAGCAACACCGTCTCCGTCATCGACACCGGTCGCGACAAGGTCGTCCAGACCATCGCGACGCAGCCGTGGCCGCAGGCCTCGGTCGGGTACGAGCCGGACGGCGTCACGCTCACCGACGACGGTCACCTGCTGGTGACGCTCGGTCGCGCCAACGCCGTCGCCGTCTACCGCTACCAGCGGGCGCAGGAGCCGGTGAGCTACGTCGGCCTGCTGCCGACGGACTACTTCCCGACCGCGATCACCACGGTCGGCAAGGACGTCGTCGTCTCCAACACCCGCGGCATCGACGCGCGCCGTCCCACCACGGCCGCCGGGCACGGCACGCACGACACGACGTCGAGCGTGCAGAAGTTCCGGCTGCCGGACGACCGCGCGATCCGCGGCTACACCGGCCAGGTCTTCAGGCAGAACGGCTGGACGAACGACTCGGTCCAGGTGGCGCAGGACAACGGCCACCGCAGGGCCGTCCCGGTCCCGGCGCGGCTGGGCGACCCGTCGACGATCAAGCACGTCTTCCTGCTGGTCAAGGAGAACCGGACCTACGACCAGGTCTTCGGCGACGACGCGCGCGGCAACGGCGACCCGTCCGTGACGCAGTTCGGCGAGAACGTCACGCCGAACCAGCACGCGCTGGCGAAGCAGTTCGGCTTGTACGACAACACCTACGACATCGGCACGAACTCCGCCGAGGGCCACAACTGGCTGATGCAGGCCGACAACCCGGAGTACACCGAGTCGTCGGCGGGGGAGTACCTGCGCAGCTACGACACCGAGGACGACGCCCTCGGCCACCAGAGCTCCGGGTTCCTCTGGACCGGCGCGCAGGCGGCCGGGAAGTCGGTGCGGGACTTCGGCGAGTTCCAGCAGTTCCTGACCAAGCCCGCCGGGGCGAGCTGGCAGAACCTGTACTGCGACGCCAAGAACATGGCGGCCACGGGTGAGCCGACGGCCTACCCGCTGGTGTCGTCGTCGCCGATCCCGTCGCTGAACAACGTGTCGGTGCCGGGCTTCCCGAAGTTCGACACGTCGGTGCCGGACACCTACCGGTACCAGATCTGGAAGAACGACTTCGAGAAGAACGGGCCGGCCAACCTGAACATGTTCTGGCTGTCCAGCGACCACACCGGCGGCCCGCCCAACGCGGCCGCCCAGGTCGCCGACAACGACCTCGCCGTCGGCCGGATCGTCGACGAGATCTCGCACAGCCAGTACTGGAAGGACTCGGCGATCTTCGTCGTCGAGGACGACTCGCAGGCCGGTCTCGACCACGTCGACGGCCACCGGGCGCCGGTGCAGATCATCAGCCCGTACGCCCAGCACGGCGTCGTCGACAGCCACTTCTATTCGCAGATCACGATGATCCGGACGATCGAGCAGATCCTCGGGGTCAAGCCGATGAACCAGAAGGACAGCGCGGCGACGCCGATGGCCGCGGCGTTCACGCCGAAGCCGGACTACACGCCGTTCACCGCGCTGCCCAACCGCACGTCACTGACGGACGGCCTGGCCACCCAGCCGTCCTGCGGCCCGGACACCCCGGCCGCGGCGAACCCGGCAGCGGCCCCGGTGCCGTCGTCGGCGGTGCCGGCGGACAAGAAGCAGCTGGCGGCGCAGTGGCAGGAGTGGACGACCCACCAGCGTCTGACCGGCCCGAACGCCGTCGCGGACTACGCGAACCCCGCGCAGATGAACCACTTCACGTGGTACCAGACGCACGGGTGGCAGCAGCCCTACCCGGGTGAGAACCAGGTGTTCGCACCGGATCAGGTGCCGGGCGCGTACATCCCGTCCGCGGAATCGGACGGCTGA
- a CDS encoding carboxylesterase/lipase family protein produces MIVRTTAGEVRGEPIATGVRFRGIPYAAAPEGELRFAAPVPPPAWDGVRDAREPGPTAPQRQRTIPGLDLSAVVGTGWRRGPEYLTADVWTPGAGNRPVLVFLHGGAFIGGTGSAPVYDGTAFTRGGAVLVTVQYRLGIDGFLPLDGGATNLGLRDQLAALRWVKDNIAAFGGDPANVTLFGESAGAISVACLLGSPLSTGLFRRAIVQSGHANMVRGRVEADRLVRKIADGLGVEPTAEAFRTLSTEQLLDAQDAVLKPGGAPDLRGEDGLDRSFGLSPFLPLVGDDVLPEHPGSAIRDGVDLIAGTCREEMLLYFGPTGLLDVLTDEQAVAMLSASHPDAAGVLKSYGLGDGRKAGEVFVEAMTDLVFRDGVEELVENHRGRTFRYEFEWRAPRLGACHGMELPFVFDSLAASAGLVGDSPPVGLAREVNAAWTRFAATGDPGWAEGETKRLG; encoded by the coding sequence CCCGCCGCCCGCCTGGGACGGCGTGCGCGACGCTCGCGAGCCCGGACCCACGGCGCCGCAACGGCAACGGACGATCCCCGGCCTCGACCTGTCCGCCGTGGTCGGCACCGGCTGGCGGCGGGGGCCGGAGTACCTGACGGCCGACGTCTGGACGCCCGGCGCCGGAAACCGGCCGGTGCTGGTGTTCCTCCACGGCGGCGCGTTCATCGGCGGCACGGGCTCGGCCCCGGTGTACGACGGCACGGCGTTCACCCGCGGCGGTGCGGTGCTGGTGACCGTGCAGTACCGGCTCGGCATCGACGGCTTCCTGCCGCTCGACGGCGGCGCGACCAACCTCGGCCTGCGCGACCAGCTCGCCGCGCTGCGCTGGGTCAAGGACAACATCGCGGCGTTCGGCGGCGACCCGGCCAACGTGACGCTCTTCGGCGAGTCCGCGGGCGCGATCAGCGTCGCGTGCCTGCTCGGTTCGCCGCTGTCGACCGGCCTCTTCCGGCGCGCGATCGTCCAAAGTGGACACGCGAACATGGTGCGCGGGCGGGTCGAGGCGGACCGGCTCGTCCGGAAGATCGCCGACGGCCTCGGTGTCGAGCCCACCGCCGAGGCGTTCCGGACGCTTTCGACCGAGCAGCTGCTCGACGCGCAGGACGCGGTGCTGAAGCCCGGCGGTGCCCCCGACCTGCGCGGCGAGGACGGACTGGACCGCAGTTTCGGCCTCAGCCCGTTCCTGCCGCTGGTGGGTGACGACGTCCTGCCCGAGCACCCGGGTTCGGCGATCCGCGACGGCGTCGACCTGATCGCGGGTACCTGCCGCGAGGAGATGCTGCTGTACTTCGGCCCGACCGGCCTGCTCGACGTGCTGACCGACGAGCAGGCGGTGGCGATGCTGTCGGCATCGCACCCGGACGCGGCGGGCGTGCTGAAGAGCTACGGCCTGGGCGACGGGCGCAAGGCGGGCGAGGTGTTCGTCGAGGCCATGACGGACCTCGTGTTCCGCGACGGCGTCGAGGAGCTGGTCGAGAACCACCGGGGCCGGACGTTCCGGTACGAGTTCGAGTGGCGGGCGCCGCGGCTCGGGGCGTGCCACGGGATGGAATTGCCATTCGTGTTCGATTCCTTGGCCGCGTCGGCCGGACTCGTCGGGGACAGCCCGCCGGTGGGACTGGCTCGCGAAGTCAATGCGGCGTGGACGCGGTTCGCGGCCACCGGCGACCCCGGCTGGGCCGAGGGCGAGACCAAGCGCCTGGGCTGA